The genomic segment CTGTGGTTGCTTTTAAAATCAAAACCTCATTGCTTCTGATGTTTCGCACCGATTTTTTATGGCGTAGTCGAGCCTTTTTAGGGTTTTTTCCTTTCCCAATAGCTCCATGGTTTCAAAAATACCAGCGCTCACACTCTTTCCCGTAATGGCTACCCTCATGGGTTGTGCAAGCTTGGAAAACCCAACACCAAGCCTTTCGGTCAAAGCCCGCAGGGAGTCTTCTAGCGTTTTTTTATCAAAAGCATCTACCCGGGAAATAGCCGAGTGCACCTCTTTTAACAACTCACCAACCCCTTCCTTCTTGAGGAATTTGTTTACAGCGGCCTGATCGTATTCGATCGTATCGGTAAAGAAGAACCTCGTCTGGTCTAGCAAATCCCGGAAGGTCTTGAAGCGTTCGTGATACAATTTTACGAAATCGAGCAGCCACTCTGGAGTAATTTTTGCCATATCAATACCCGATTTTTCAAAAAATTTCCTCACCTCAGGTATTAACTGTTCAACAGGGGTATTTTTGATATATTGGCCGTTCATCCAATCCAGTTTTATGTTGTTGAATTGTGCGCTCGTTTTATTTGCACGCTTTAAGGTAAACTTCTCAATCATTTCCGGTATCGATATAATCTCCACATCGTTTCCAGGTGACCATCCCAGGAGGGCAAGGAAATTTACCAGGGCATGAGGCAAATAGCCCTTGTCCCGATATTCAGTAACGGAGGTTGCCCCATGACGTTTGCTCAACCTCGACCCGTCTTCCCCCAGTATCATTGGGATATGTGCAAATTCCGGCACTTTAAATCCAAATGCCTTGTAAAGGGCGATCTGTTTGGGGGTATTCGATATGTGGTCATCTCCCCGGAGAATATGGGTAATCCCCATCTCGGCATCATCCACGACACAGGCAAAATTATAGGTTGGAAAGCCATCGGCCTTGAGTATGACAAAATCTTCGATAAGGGATGTATCAAAGGTAATGGTGCCGTGGATAAGGTCGTTAATTTCCGTTACCCCATCCTGCATCTTAAAACGAATCGCCTTACGCCCCTCGGCATCGACATCGTAAAACGCCTTCCCCTCTGCCACCAATTTCTCTGCATATTGCTTATAGATAGGTAGTCGTTGGCTTTGGAAGTACGGACCTTCATCCCAGTCTAACCCCAGCCATTTCATGCTATCGAGGATGGCCTGTGTGGCCTCTTCGGTGGAGCGCTGCTGGTCGGTATCTTCTATCCGTAATAGGAAAACACCCTTATTATGCCGTGCAAAAAGCCAGTTAAAAAGCGCCGTCCGTGCCCCGCCGATATGGAGGTAACCCGTAGGACTGGGCGCAAAACGAACCTTAACGTGAGAACTCAAATCTTCTTCCTTAACTATAAAATTCAATGAAATTTATAAAACAATATGATAACGAATCTGGAATAAAAGTGTCAAGCGATTTATTGGTTGGTAACGGACGGCTGAGTAAGAACTGTATGAGGATTGTTTTTAAAAAGGGATTTCTTATCACCACCCTGCTGGAAAGTCTTATCTATTTTCAATACATTTCGAGCGGCGTAACCGCAACCAAATTAACCACCCCTGTATCCCCTCCTTCGCAAGGATGGGACTTCGTCGCGAGATCAGTCGAACGATCAAGGGGAGGTAAACAACTTACTAAAAAGAGAAGATTTTACAAGATAAACATCCATGAGCCATAATAGCTCACGAAAAAGCATGAAAATATATCACCCTCCCTTAGCCTCTGCGAAGGAATGGAAAGTTCCCTCGCCCCTTGTGGGAGAGGGTCTGGGTGAGGGGTATTTTCGTGCCAATACTATAGGGGATAGTTATGTCAAAGATAATTATAAATAAAACCTGATGGTACTGAAGAATTAAAAACTCTGGTAAAAGGCACATTGGAAAATGAGATAAGGCTCATTATGATTGGACTCAAAAAAACAAGGGAAAATCTAAGAAATTACGAAGAAAAATTCAAGATGGATAGCGAAACATTTTATAAACAATATGTATCTGGAGAAGTAGGGAATGATTTTGAGTATATCAGGTGGGCAGGAGAAATAGAGACATTAAAGAAACTGGAAAAAAATCTTAAAAATTTGCAGGTATAGACATCGTTCCCCATTATAGAAATATTGAAACATTTCCACATCACAAACATGTGGGTAATAACAAGGTAGCAGCCCCAAAAGAGGCTTCTCTGAAAGAAGTATTGTATGAGATAGAAAAAATACTGTTGAAGTAATAGCCACATCATAAAAAACAGCAAAAAAACAAGACTTGACACCACACAACCATTTTCGTCTTTTACCATTGATTCCAAGATTGCTTTTGATACAATGCAGAAAATTTCAGGAAAGCTCAGGAATAAATTATCGTGAGATAGAGAATTTTTTTCGCAATTCGATAAGTATTGAGGGATTATTTCTGTATAATTAATATCAGTCCGCTCACGCCGCTGGAGATAGCAGCTATGACAAAGATGAGAGCACTAAGCACAGGCATCCAGGCGACCTTCCGACAGATGTCCTGGCCAGCACAGTTGAAATCGTGGATTGTACTGGCGAGGGAGACGATCATGAATGGCACTTGGCAAAACCTGAGCGGTTACCACGGGCGCTAATAACTGAAGAACCATCCGCAGCCAGTTTGGTTCCATCCATTTTAGCAACTCGTGAGGGAACCCCTGGGCTAACCATTCAATGAACCGGACGGCAGAATAGCAGGGTTGATTTTTTTCCGATACGCAGTGGCCGCCGGTTACTTTTATCATTAGTTTTCGCATGGGGGCATCTCGACAAATGTCGCTCGAAGATTTGATAAATAACAACCAAACGGCGTTTTTAACTTTCATTGGTACTATTTCTGGGGTGGGTATTACACAAGCGGCAAACCTGTTCTTTAGGTGGATTGATCATAGAAACAATCTGAAAATCAAGAGACTGGACTTAGCCATAGAGCTAGAAAAGAAATACCTGATTGATCCAGTAGTTTCCTTCATTGACAAGGATTTAAAGTCAATGCAGAAAACCTATGCGCTAGTATTCAATTCAAAAGAAGGCAGACCGAACTTTGACTTGGATAAGGAACATGTTTTTGTGCTGTCTTCCATACAAGCCAGAATAAAGGGATTAGGTGATAGCCATCTAAGTGAAAAGTTCGAGGAATTTTCCAGAGCACGAGTTGGCATAGGAACCGCCGTTTCCGATGCTGAAGTAAACGCCGCGTATAAAAAACTTGATGGAGCCATAAAATTAGCGGGAGAGATTCTTGAGCTATTGTTTAAAAAGCTAAGGAAAATCGAAAAATAACTTTGCCTTCAACAGAAAATCGATTGGAGGCAGGTCTTGCTATTTGCTGTTTTATAATAAAGGGGTGATCGAAAGAGGTCATAGGGCCATATTATCATACCTTCATATTTCAATTGCCAAATATGAGCTGACCCTTATTTTTCTTTTCTGTATTCTTAAATGTTAGGGGTGAAAGTATTGAATACGTACAAATAAAGGTCAAAAGAAATGATAAAACAATTTCAAAAGATAATCTCCGAAAAAGCACATGAAGAATTCCAGAAATGGCGTGAAGAAAATCCTGAAGGATTTCTTTTAAATGTGAAATCAAAATCATCTGGAATGATTCATCGATCCATATGTGCTCATCTTGGAAATACAGAATGGCAGGCGGGTCAACCTGGCGATCTAGGAAAACAAATGAAAGTTTGTTCACAGAATTTGAAAGAAATTCATAATTGGGCAACACAAAATGGAATCACCCATATAACTGAATGTTCCGACTGCAAACCCATTGATGATCAAAGAATAATGTCGGAAATAGCAGAAACCATATTTAACAAAGATGAATTTGATCCAGATATAGTTGTTGATGAAAGGAGAAAAACACTTCACGATATTGTTTTAAGACAAGGACAACCTGCATTTAGAAAGTCATTGCTTGATGCATACGGGGGACGTTGTGCCATTACGGAATGTGATGTTGTCCACGTTTTAGAATCTGCCCATATCTATCCATATCAAGGCGAAGAGACAAATACCGTTACGAACGGTCTCTTGCTGCGATCTGATATTCATACGCTGTTTGATCTGCACATAATCACAGTTCATCCAGAAACCCTGAAAATACACATTAATCCAACATTAAAAGATTCTCTTTACTGGGAATTGAATGAGAAAACATTGCGTGAACCAATAGACGAGGCAAGCAGGCCAAGCAAATTAGCATTAAGAAAGCATTTTGATTCAAGTGGAATCGAATAAGAAAATAAATCAATCCGTAACATTAGGCGTCATTCGCGCACACTTACAATGAAAGCACTCAGCATTCAGCAACCGTGGGCATGGGCGATTATCCATGCAGGCAAGAACATCGAGAACCGAACTTGGAATACTCATTTTCGAGGCACCTTCGCTGTCCATGCTTCCGGCAAGATTATGCGAGACGCCGAGCTCCCACGACGGTCTCCGCAACCAGAACCAGAAGACTTGGTTACGAGCGCTATCATCGGTTTCGTCGATCTCGTCGACGTCGTTAAGGAGCATCCCTCGAAGTGGTTCGGTGGGCCGATTGGATTCGTTCTCGCCAACCCACGATCACTTCGCACCCCAGTGCCATGCAAGGGCAAGCTAGGATTTTGGGAGATTCCGCCTAAGATTCTGCGACGCTGCCGTTTATGATTTTTCTAGCGATTGGGGCCGGGTCTTGCTATTTGCTGTTTTATAATAAAGGGGTGATCGAAGAAACATCCATGAGATTTCATTAAGCAGTGCTAACTTTCAGGCGTTTTTCCCAAAGCAACTGTTACACATTTAAGAAGAAGTGGGGCCAGTGTCTTGGCTTGTGAATTTTTGATAAATTATTAGGGAACGAAGTTCAAAACGGATTCCTCACATGACAAATTTCCGAATCTTTGCTGAAAATACACAATGACCTTTCTTCCGGTCTTCTCTACGCCTATACCCGCATCAACCACAACACAAAAAAAGTCCCTCTTTTTTCGGTTTCGGTGTGGCAACCTTAGAACCTTTTTGTTATTATTGAGAACAATTTTATCCGTTAAGGAGGTGTAGAATGTTTGTAAGCACCCAACATCTATATATCGAAAAAGACCCCGGCAAATATGAGGGTAAAGCCGTTATTAAAGGCACAAGGATCCCCGTTGCATCAATTGTAAATCACTACCGCTCGGGCATGGGCATAGAGGAGATACTTGATGGTTATCCAAATTTAACTCCAGCGCAGTTATTTGATGCCCTTAGCTATTATTTTGACAACAAAGAAGAGATTGAAAAATAATTTATTCTGGATTTGATAAGAGGCTCGAAGGGGAAATCCTCCCTTTGGCAAAACGACCTTTCCTTCAGCCTCTTTTGTGTCCATACCCGCATTAACGATAACACCAGAAAATCTCTGGAGGCTGCTTCATTTCTATAGACCTCCCAGAAATTATGTAACTATGGTTTTGATTGAGGAGAAGTTTGGGTGACCCATTAAGCCCTCTTTTTGTACGGTAATTTTTAGAGGAGGGGAATCGTGAAGCTCCTCTCAATCTGAAAGCAGAAAAATTAAAAAAGGAGATTTGTTATGAAGGGCAGAAGATTATCATGGTCATTCATGTTTTTCAGCATGGCAATAATTCTGATGGGCGTGTCGCGTCAGTCAGAGGCAGGGAAAAACAGATTTGTTGGTACGTACTTTACGATAGGCAATGAAGACGGAATACCTACCCCAGTAATCGTACAAATCGGAAAAGATGGCTCTTATACTACGGTGTTTGGGATACAGAATACTACGTTAGCCGGAATTGTCTTTACTAACGATGTCGGCACATGGAAAAGGACCGGCAAGAATGAGATTATAGCAAAGACATTCTCCATATCAGCTTTACCTCCAACTGAATCCTCCCCAGGAGAAGTGGTGGGTAACTGTATAGCCGATCATGTAATAACATTTTCTAACAATTTTGAGGAAATCAGTTTAACGGTGTCCGGCAAGTGTTACGCACCTGATGTGAATCCGGCAGATCCGGACGATGCACCTTTTGTCAGCGAGTTTAGTGGCAGCTTTCAGGGCAAACGCCTTAATATACCTTAATGGGAAAAGGGATAGGAGAAGAATCGATCGGAGTCAGGTCTTGCTATAATTGACGACTAAAAAAAATTGTCATTACCCGTATCAGGTACGGGGCAGGCTCTGCGAAAGCTGGAATCCAGTATTCTCCTGTTCTACTTTATTTTTATGGATTTCCGCTTTTGTGGCAAACTCGTGCACCTTTATACTGATGATTTAGGAACCAACTATTAACTCTTATGAAGACTATACGTGTTAACTTATCCTCCAATAGTTACAATATCTCCATTGACAAAGGCATCCTCGGGAAAATTGGTGACATCCTAGTTAAAGAGAAAGAACCGTGCAAGACACTCCTGATTACCGACAAAAACATAGAAAAGGTTTACGGCAATATCGTATCGGAAAGTCTGGTGCGGAATAAATTTGATGTCAGGCTTATCCCACTGAAACCCGGTGAAGAGCAGAAAACCATGGAAACAGCACTGGCACTTTACGATGCATGTTTCGATCATAAGCTGGACAGGAGTTCCCTTATCGTTGCATTAGGCGGAGGCGTGGTGGGTGACATCAGCGGTTTTGTGGCTGCAACGTTTATGCGGGGTATCCCTTTTATTCAGGTACCGACAACACTCCTCGCACAGGTTGACAGCAGTATTGGAGGCAAGGTAGCCGTGAACCACCCGAAAGGGAAAAATATGATCGGGAGTTTTTATCAACCCAGGGCTGTTTTTATCGATACCGATACACTCTCCACATTACCGGCGGCAGAACTGGTAGCAGGGCTTGTGGAGGTTATCAAGTACGGAGTCATCAGAGACGCTGAATTATTTGAATACATAGAAAAGTCCCTTTATGACATATTGCAATTGAACGATACCGCCCTTCTCAAAATTATCGCCATGTCATGTCAGATCAAGGCACATGTCGTGGAAGAAGACGAAAAAGAAACACACCTGCGCGCCATATTAAACTACGGACATACCATTGGCCATGCCATCGAAACGGTCACCGACTACAAAAAATACAGACATGGGGAGGCAGTAGCCATTGGCATGCTTTACGCCACGAGGATTGCCATTGAAATGGGATTGACAGATCATGTGGTACTGGAACGACAACTTTCATTAATACAACGATTGGGATTGCCGCTTCATACAGGATTAAAATCCGAGGATATTGTAAAAGCACTGTACACCGATAAAAAGGTTATTTCCGGCAGGCTGCGTTTTATACTACCCATAAAAATAGGTGAGGTTATTATATCGGATCGGGTAACCGAGGAAATTTTATACCTCGTATTGAATAAGCCTCTTTAATGTATTGTTTAGAAATTTTGTATCAATTTAGCTTTTTTGAAAAAAGTTTTTTGTCCAGGGGCTTATACCCCTGGCTATACACTTTCTGCCCTTCAGGCATTTATACCAGTGTTTTCCTAAACCGTGTTTTTAACAAGATTTGTATTTTGGTGACATATTAGGAACATAAATTTTCAAAAAACTAAACTATTACGAAATTTTTAAATCACCTATGTAGTGGCAAGGCGCGCCTTGCCACTACTGTTATAAAAGCCGCCGAAGATCTACTTTAAGGAAACTACATTGACAGAATTTGAGGCCCTCTTACGTCTGAACATGACGAAGGGGATTGGGATACGAACATACAAAACACTTTTAGAAAGGTTCGGCTCTTCGGAGGCCATCCTCAGTGCCACCAAATCAGAATTAGAGGCAGTACCGGGCATCGGTCCAAAGTTAGCAAACGCCATCGTCGAGGAATCCAAAAACATTGACATTTCAAATGAAATGAATCTGGCCAAAGAAAAGGACGTTCAGATCCTGCCTTACACGAGCGAACAGTATCCGAAACACCTCAAGACCATCTACGACCCGCCACTTGTCCTTTACGTAAAGGGTAATATCCTTGAAATGGACATCCTTGCCCTCGCTGTTGTAGGTGCGCGACGTTGCACCTATTATGGTCTCTCGCAGGCAGAGCGCTTTAGCCGGCTCCTTGCCCAGAAGGGACTTTGTATTGTAAGCGGTATGGCACGGGGGATAGATGCGGCTGCACACCGCGGCGCCATTAAATCCAACGGACGTACCATTGCCGTGCTCGGCTGTGGTCTTGGGGTTATTTACCCCCGGGAAAATATCGAACTGGCAGAACAAATCGCCCGGCACGGCGCTCTGGTATCTGAGTTTCCCATGAATACACCGCCAGACTTTCGCAATTTCCCGCCGAGAAACAGGCTGATAAGCGGCTTGTCGCTGGGGGTGCTTGTGGTTGAATCAGCGCTGAACAGCGGTTCTCTGATAACCGCACAATGGGCACTGGAACAGGGGAAAGAGGTCTTTGCCATTCCAGGCAATATTGACAACATTTACAGCCGGGGCACACACAAACTCATCAAGGAAGGCGCAAAACTCGTCGAGGATATTACCGATATCATTCAGGAGCTAGGACCACTGGCAGAAACCCTGAGGACATCCGATGAGTCTGCAACAAACGACCCGAGAAGCCTGTCGCTGAACTCTCAGGAAAAAAAGATATTCTCACTCTTATCCAGCAGCCCGAAAGACATAGATGAAATTATACGCATCGCCAGGCTCCCCACCTCAGTCGTCTCGAGCACCCTCATGATCCTCGAAATAAAGAAACTGGTAAAGCAGCTCTCTGGCAAAAGGTTTGTCAAGGCGTAATTATAAAGAATGGTATTGAGTTGGCTCAGCAAAACAACAATTTGCCACACTTATACTGCCCAAGATCTTACTGCTTATGTCGGCTTGCTGAGGAAATTCAATAAGCATCAAAGAATTATAGCACATCACGGCAGGAACCACCTCCTGAAGACAACCGGCAATCCATAACGGTGTACAAAAAACACAGTCGCCAACTGGGGTCGGCTTCTTACGGAAACACCAACGATTAGACAGTATCTTGTTATTTCTTGCCCACCAGT from the Candidatus Brocadia sp. genome contains:
- a CDS encoding DUF433 domain-containing protein, whose product is MFVSTQHLYIEKDPGKYEGKAVIKGTRIPVASIVNHYRSGMGIEEILDGYPNLTPAQLFDALSYYFDNKEEIEK
- a CDS encoding HNH endonuclease, which codes for MIKQFQKIISEKAHEEFQKWREENPEGFLLNVKSKSSGMIHRSICAHLGNTEWQAGQPGDLGKQMKVCSQNLKEIHNWATQNGITHITECSDCKPIDDQRIMSEIAETIFNKDEFDPDIVVDERRKTLHDIVLRQGQPAFRKSLLDAYGGRCAITECDVVHVLESAHIYPYQGEETNTVTNGLLLRSDIHTLFDLHIITVHPETLKIHINPTLKDSLYWELNEKTLREPIDEASRPSKLALRKHFDSSGIE
- a CDS encoding 3-dehydroquinate synthase codes for the protein MKTIRVNLSSNSYNISIDKGILGKIGDILVKEKEPCKTLLITDKNIEKVYGNIVSESLVRNKFDVRLIPLKPGEEQKTMETALALYDACFDHKLDRSSLIVALGGGVVGDISGFVAATFMRGIPFIQVPTTLLAQVDSSIGGKVAVNHPKGKNMIGSFYQPRAVFIDTDTLSTLPAAELVAGLVEVIKYGVIRDAELFEYIEKSLYDILQLNDTALLKIIAMSCQIKAHVVEEDEKETHLRAILNYGHTIGHAIETVTDYKKYRHGEAVAIGMLYATRIAIEMGLTDHVVLERQLSLIQRLGLPLHTGLKSEDIVKALYTDKKVISGRLRFILPIKIGEVIISDRVTEEILYLVLNKPL
- the dprA gene encoding DNA-protecting protein DprA; the encoded protein is MTEFEALLRLNMTKGIGIRTYKTLLERFGSSEAILSATKSELEAVPGIGPKLANAIVEESKNIDISNEMNLAKEKDVQILPYTSEQYPKHLKTIYDPPLVLYVKGNILEMDILALAVVGARRCTYYGLSQAERFSRLLAQKGLCIVSGMARGIDAAAHRGAIKSNGRTIAVLGCGLGVIYPRENIELAEQIARHGALVSEFPMNTPPDFRNFPPRNRLISGLSLGVLVVESALNSGSLITAQWALEQGKEVFAIPGNIDNIYSRGTHKLIKEGAKLVEDITDIIQELGPLAETLRTSDESATNDPRSLSLNSQEKKIFSLLSSSPKDIDEIIRIARLPTSVVSSTLMILEIKKLVKQLSGKRFVKA
- a CDS encoding ASCH domain-containing protein, which translates into the protein MKALSIQQPWAWAIIHAGKNIENRTWNTHFRGTFAVHASGKIMRDAELPRRSPQPEPEDLVTSAIIGFVDLVDVVKEHPSKWFGGPIGFVLANPRSLRTPVPCKGKLGFWEIPPKILRRCRL
- a CDS encoding glutamate--tRNA ligase: MSSHVKVRFAPSPTGYLHIGGARTALFNWLFARHNKGVFLLRIEDTDQQRSTEEATQAILDSMKWLGLDWDEGPYFQSQRLPIYKQYAEKLVAEGKAFYDVDAEGRKAIRFKMQDGVTEINDLIHGTITFDTSLIEDFVILKADGFPTYNFACVVDDAEMGITHILRGDDHISNTPKQIALYKAFGFKVPEFAHIPMILGEDGSRLSKRHGATSVTEYRDKGYLPHALVNFLALLGWSPGNDVEIISIPEMIEKFTLKRANKTSAQFNNIKLDWMNGQYIKNTPVEQLIPEVRKFFEKSGIDMAKITPEWLLDFVKLYHERFKTFRDLLDQTRFFFTDTIEYDQAAVNKFLKKEGVGELLKEVHSAISRVDAFDKKTLEDSLRALTERLGVGFSKLAQPMRVAITGKSVSAGIFETMELLGKEKTLKRLDYAIKNRCETSEAMRF